The Arachis ipaensis cultivar K30076 chromosome B07, Araip1.1, whole genome shotgun sequence genome includes a window with the following:
- the LOC107606198 gene encoding pentatricopeptide repeat-containing protein At5g18475 codes for MRTSGIFGSRHSRVPLVSSSSVSSSLPWISPLKLAKPLESKLDPPPETSGTPPESRKKHKYISHESAINLIKREKDPQHALKIFNMVSEQKGFNHNSATYGIILEKLAQSKKFQAVDRVLHQMTYETCKFHEGIFINLMKHLSKSSLHEKVLQIFFSIQPIVREKPSPKAISTCLNLLVDSNQVDLARQLLLHAKRSLTHRPNVCIFNILVKYHCKNGDLDSAFEVVEEMKNSKSSYPNLITYSTLMDGLCQNGRLKEAFELFEEMVSKDQIVPDPLTYNVLINGFCRGGKPDRARNIIEFMRSNGCHPNVYNYSALVNGLCKAGKLQEAKGVLDEMKSAGLKPDAVSYTALINFCCRNKRIDEALELLEEMKENSCRADTVTFNVILGGLCREERYKEALDMLERLPLEGIYMNKGSYRIVLNCLTQRGELKKAKELLGLMVGRGFVPHYATSNELLVQLCKAGMVNDAAMALFALVEMGFQPGSDSWGHLIDQICKDRKLLYVFELLDELVISNS; via the coding sequence ATGAGAACCTCAGGAATTTTCGGTAGCAGGCACAGCCGTGTCCCATTAGTATCATCATCATCTGTATCTTCTTCACTGCCATGGATATCTCCCCTTAAATTAGCAAAACCTCTAGAATCTAAACTAGACCCTCCTCCTGAAACCAGTGGCACTCCCCCCGAATCTCGGAAGAAACACAAATATATATCTCATGAATCCGCCATCAACTTGATCAAACGAGAAAAAGACCCACAACATGCCTTGAAAATATTTAATATGGTATCAGAACAAAAGGGCTTTAATCACAACAGTGCTACATATGGAATAATACTCGAAAAGCTTGCTCAGTCAAAGAAGTTCCAGGCTGTTGACCGGGTTCTGCATCAAATGACCTATGAAACTTGCAAGTTTCATGAGGGTATATTCATTAACCTCATGAAGCATCTTTCAAAATCCTCCTTACATGAAAAAGTGCTTCAGATATTTTTCTCCATTCAGCCAATCGTTCGGGAAAAGCCCTCGCCCAAAGCCATTAGCACTTGCCTCAATCTCCTGGTTgattcgaatcaggttgatttGGCACGACAATTGCTCTTGCATGCCAAGAGGAGTCTTACACATAGGCCGAATGTCTGCATATTTAACATCTTAGTGAAGTACCACTGCAAAAATGGGGATCTTGACTCTGCATTTGAAGTTGTAGAAGAAATGAAGAACTCCAAGTCATCCTATCCCAATTTAATTACATACTCAACCCTAATGGATGGCCTATGCCAAAATGGAAGGCTCAAAGAAGCTTTTGAGCTTTTTGAGGAAATGGTCTCAAAGGATCAGATCGTACCTGATCCCTTGACTTATAATGTTTTGATCAACGGATTTTGCCGTGGAGGTAAACCTGATCGTGCTAGAAATATAATCGAATTCATGAGAAGCAACGGATGCCATCCTAACGTTTATAATTACTCAGCCCTGGTGAATGGATTATGTAAAGCAGGGAAACTGCAAGAGGCAAAAGGGGTTTTGGATGAGATGAAGAGCGCAGGCTTGAAACCGGATGCAGTTAGCTACACTGCCTTGATTAATTTCTGTTGTAGGAACAAGCGAATCGACGAGGCTCTAGAGTTgcttgaagaaatgaaggaaaatTCATGCCGGGCTGATACTGTTACATTCAACGTAATACTTGGAGGCCTGTGCAGAGAAGAAAGATACAAGGAGGCTTTGGATATGCTCGAGAGACTTCCGCTCGAGGGCATCTATATGAACAAAGGTAGTTACAGGATTGTGCTGAATTGTTTAACCCAAAGAGGTGAGTTGAAGAAGGCAAAGGAATTATTAGGTCTAATGGTTGGTAGGGGGTTTGTACCCCATTATGCTACCTCAAATGAATTATTGGTTCAACTTTGTAAGGCTGGGATGGTTAATGATGCTGCTATGGCACTCTTTGCCTTAGTGGAGATGGGATTCCAGCCAGGATCTGATTCCTGGGGGCATTTGATTGACCAAATTTGCAAAGACAGAAAACTGTTGTATGTTTTTGAGCTGCTTGATGAGCTTGTGATATCAAATTCATGA
- the LOC107606200 gene encoding uncharacterized protein LOC107606200 isoform X1 has translation MDQRSMVDLESERESLRVKRKTLEAVLHHCQRALESTIHDNSTDTIFHEHSSGAHPTPPPSPPPDLETDELCDLIKSRVECPGFLEKLECAQSSFSRDTAEEGNSWDMVSDNDLWEDKDVDSDQEDYVLVKQEDIVEGIACFMAAYLLSLKQTKDLTPLQLQEALSKTFSVKKKKGKLQKAWDGSKVIYNVASWGATAIGIYQNPVIVRAATKAFWTSCQVISKLL, from the exons ATGGATCAAAGATCCATGGTGGATTTGGAATCAGAGAGGGAATCGCTTCGTGTGAAAAGGAAGACCCTTGAAGCCGTTCTTCACCATTGTCAGAGAGCACTTGAATCAACTATCCACGATAATTCTACTGATACCATCTTCCATGAACACAGTTCTGGGGCTCATCCTAccccaccaccatcaccaccacctgaTCTTGAAACCGATGAG TTATGTGATCTGATCAAATCTAGAGTTGAATGCCCTGGCTTCCTTGAAAAGTTAGAATGTGCCCAGTCATCTTTTTCACGTGACACAGCTG AAGAAGGTAATTCTTGGGATATGGTCAGTGATAATGATCTCTGGGAAGATAAAGATGTTGACTCCGACCAAGAAGATTATGTTCTTGTCAAACAAGAAGATATTGTGGAAGGCATCGCTTGCTTCATGGCTGCATATTTGTTATCCCTGAAGCAGACCAAG GATTTGACACctcttcaactccaagaag CCCTCAGCAAGACTTTTtcagtgaaaaagaaaaaaggtaaGCTTCAAAAGGCTTGGGATGGGAGCAAAGTTATTTATAATGTTGCATCATGGGGAGCTACGGCTATTGG GATATACCAAAACCCTGTTATTGTAAGGGCTGCAACTAAAGCATTCTGGACTTCATGCCAGGTCATATCAAAGCTTCTCTGA
- the LOC107606199 gene encoding glucose-6-phosphate isomerase 1, chloroplastic — MASISGISSSSYALKLRNRNHSPALTNPFRNGPELAAFPSRPKLGSDRALSLVSVAREVSPVTNDGAAAAVPAAKGFKKKTALEKDPRELWKRYVEWLYQHKEVGMYLDVSRVGFTDEYVAEMEPRFQAAFKAMEELEKGAIANPDEGRMVGHYWLRDSNRAPTSFLKSQIDNTLVAICNFADDVLAGKIKPPSSPEGRFTQILSVGIGGSALGPQFVAEALAPDNPLLKIRFVDNTDPAGIDHQIAQLGPELASTLVIVISKSGGTPETRNGLLEVQKAFREAGLDFPKQGVAITQENSLLDNTARIEGWLARFPMFDWVGGRTSEMSAVGLLPAALQGIDIREMLAGAALMDEATRTTVLRSNPAALLALCWYWATDGVGSKDMVILPYKDSLLLFSRYLQQLVMESLGKEFDLDGNRVNQGISVYGNKGSTDQHAYIQQLREGVHNFFVTFIEVLRDRPPGHDWELEPGVTCGDYLFGMLQGTRSALYANERESITVTVQEVTPKSVGALIALYERAVGIYASLVNINAYHQPGVEAGKKAAGEVLALQKRVLAVLNEASCKQPVEPLTLDEVADRCHAPEDIEMIYKIIAHMAANDRALIAEGSCGSPRSFKVFLGECNVDELYA, encoded by the exons ATGGCTTCCATCTCCGGCATTTCTTCATCTTCCTATGCTCTCAAGCTCCGAAATCGGAATCATTCTCCGGCGTTGACCAACCCGTTCCGGAACGGACCGGAGCTGGCCGCGTTTCCGAGCCGACCAAAACTCGGTTCGGATCGGGCCCTAAGCCTCGTGTCAGTGGCTCGGGAGGTGTCTCCGGTCACCAACGACGGCGCGGCTGCCGCGGTACCGGCGGCGAAGGGGTTCAAGAAGAAGACAGCGTTGGAGAAGGATCCGAGGGAGCTATGGAAGAGGTACGTGGAGTGGCTGTACCAACACAAGGAGGTTGGAATGTACTTGGACGTGAGTCGGGTCGGGTTTACAGACGAGTACGTGGCGGAGATGGAGCCGCGGTTCCAGGCTGCGTTCAAGGCCATGGAGGAGCTCGAGAAAGGTGCGATTGCGAACCCCGACGAGGGACGCATGGTTGGTCATTACTGGCTTAGGGATTCTAACCGCGCACCTACCTCGTTCTTGAAATCTCAGATTGATAACACTCTTGTTGCTATTTGCAATTTCGCCGATGATGTCCTCGCTGGTAAG ATTAAGCCTCCCTCGTCGCCGGAGGGTCGGTTTACTCAGATACTGTCTGTTGGAATTGGGGGTTCAGCTCTTGGCCCACAGTTTGTTGCGGAGGCATTGGCTCCTGATAATCCTTTGCTCAAG ATAAGGTTTGTGGACAACACAGATCCCGCTGGAATTGATCATCAAATTGCACAACTTGGTCCTGAGCTAGCTTCAACACTTGTAATAGTCATTTCAAAG AGTGGAGGTACCCCTGAGACTCGAAATGGTTTACTAGAAGTACAGAAGGCCTTTCGTGAAGCAGGCTTGGATTTTCCGAAACAG GGTGTTGCTATAACACAAGAAAACTCTTTGTTAGATAACACTGCCAGAATTGAGGGCTGGTTAGCTAGATTTCCTATGTTTGATTGGGTGGGAGGTAGAACGTCAGAGATGTCTGCTGTAGGCCTGCTTCCAGCGGCCCTTCAG GGCATTGACATTAGAGAAATGCTTGCTGGTGCAGCATTGATGGATGAGGCAACTAGAACTACTGTG TTAAGGAGTAATCCTGCGGCGCTGCTGGCTCTATGTTGGTATTGGGCTACAGATGGAGTAGGATCCAAG GATATGGTCATCCTTCCGTATAAGGACAGCCTGTTATTGTTTAGTAGATACTTGCAGCAGCTAGTCATGGAATCTCTAGGCAAGGAGTTTGACTTGGATGGAAATCGG GTCAATCAGGGAATTAGTGTCTATGGAAATAAAGGAAGTACCGATCAGCATGC GTATATTCAACAACTGAGGGAGGGTGTACACAATTTCTTTGTGACATTCATTGAGGTGCTCCGCGATAGACCTCCGGGTCACGATTGGGAACTTGAACCTGGTGTCACATGTGGTGACTACCTGTTTGGTATGCTACAG GGAACAAGGTCAGCTCTCTATGCAAACGAGCGAGAGTCAATCACAGTCACCGTACAAGAAGTGACCCCAAAATCAGTTGGCGCTCTTATCGCACTATATGAGCGTGCAGTTGGGATATATGCCTCCCTTGTCAACATAAATGCTTATCATCAACCTG GTGTGGAAGCCGGAAAGAAAGCAGCAGGCGAAGTATTGGCTCTTCAGAAGCGGGTTTTGGCCGTGTTAAATGAGGCAAG CTGCAAACAGCCTGTTGAGCCATTAACGCTTGATGAAGTAGCCGATCGTTGCCATGCGCCAGAAGAT ATTGAAATGATTTACAAGATTATTGCTCACATGGCTGCCAATGACAGAGCACTTATCGCTGAAGGCAGCTGTGgttcaccacggagtttcaaggTTTTTCTTGGAGAGTGTAACGTTGATGAATTGTATGCTTGA
- the LOC107606200 gene encoding uncharacterized protein LOC107606200 isoform X2 — MVDLESERESLRVKRKTLEAVLHPSPRALESTIHDNSTDTIFHEHSSGAHPTPPPSPPPDLETDELCDLIKSRVECPGFLEKLECAQSSFSRDTAEEGNSWDMVSDNDLWEDKDVDSDQEDYVLVKQEDIVEGIACFMAAYLLSLKQTKDLTPLQLQEALSKTFSVKKKKGKLQKAWDGSKVIYNVASWGATAIGIYQNPVIVRAATKAFWTSCQVISKLL, encoded by the exons ATGGTGGATTTGGAATCAGAGAGGGAATCGCTTCGTGTGAAAAGGAAGACCCTTGAAGCCGTTCTTCACCCTTCACCAAGAGCACTTGAATCAACTATCCACGATAATTCTACTGATACCATCTTCCATGAACACAGTTCTGGGGCTCATCCTAccccaccaccatcaccaccacctgaTCTTGAAACCGATGAG TTATGTGATCTGATCAAATCTAGAGTTGAATGCCCTGGCTTCCTTGAAAAGTTAGAATGTGCCCAGTCATCTTTTTCACGTGACACAGCTG AAGAAGGTAATTCTTGGGATATGGTCAGTGATAATGATCTCTGGGAAGATAAAGATGTTGACTCCGACCAAGAAGATTATGTTCTTGTCAAACAAGAAGATATTGTGGAAGGCATCGCTTGCTTCATGGCTGCATATTTGTTATCCCTGAAGCAGACCAAG GATTTGACACctcttcaactccaagaag CCCTCAGCAAGACTTTTtcagtgaaaaagaaaaaaggtaaGCTTCAAAAGGCTTGGGATGGGAGCAAAGTTATTTATAATGTTGCATCATGGGGAGCTACGGCTATTGG GATATACCAAAACCCTGTTATTGTAAGGGCTGCAACTAAAGCATTCTGGACTTCATGCCAGGTCATATCAAAGCTTCTCTGA